The Pocillopora verrucosa isolate sample1 chromosome 9, ASM3666991v2, whole genome shotgun sequence genome includes the window GATCTTCAATTTGCCAATTGCCATTTTAAAGGAGGAAGATCCGTTCAGGTGGTCACTTGGCCGAGCCTTTTGCCTGTACATTATGCCGACTACAGAAACGTTCTTTGGCGCTGCTATTTTTTCTATCGGCTTGATTGGGTTCGAGAGGTACGTGAACATCGCTCGAAAAACAGCCCGCGCCCGGAGAAGGCTATCGTACAAGAAAAGGTGCTTTATTCTGATCGGTGTGTGGGCTTCTGCTTTTGCTGTTGGTTCCATTCCTATGTATGCGTTTATTGAGTACGACTCGTGTCACAAAATGTGTCACCTTCCCTGGTCGATGACAGTATTCATTACCTACATCATGACCCTCACGGTCCTTTGGTACGTATTTCCTCTGGCTGTCGTCGCTTTTAGTTACATAAAAATCGCGCAGCTGGTCTCCAAAAGGACCACCTCTCTACAGGGTATGCCTTATGGTTCCACGAGTATGGGAAACCTTCACTCCTCAAGTATCAAAACCATGCTGCGCCAAAAAAGGAAGACGTATCGCATCCTTACACCTTTAGTAATTTTGTTTGCGGTGTGCATGCTCCCACTGACTCTGCTCAGATTGGTTGCGATATTTTGGACAGAGATTGCTTTCAAGCCATATTACACTGTTCTGCTTACTCTGATGGTTGTATCAACGATATTGAACTCTGCTGCAGACCCAGTCATCTACTGCGTTGTAAACAGGGAGTTCCGCCAGCAagttaaaagtatttttggtGTTACCCGCCTTTTTCAAAAGCTTGGGAGATTTATTAGCATCAGAAGTTTATCTTTAAAGGGAAAAGGAAGTTTCACAGTTTCTGTCGAAAGCCAAACATCACAAACCACCCGTTTGTAGAAACTTAGGGAGAGGAGACTAGGACCTTTAAATAGTAGAGCGGCCGTAAGAACTATAGAAGCAAATGAGAAAAGCAAAGATAACCAACTTCGATTACACTTTTATTTTCACATGCAAACGTTTAAGGCATGATAAACATTGGTTATTAGTTGAAGGATACAGCTGGATGCGAAAATTTTTATGCTGGACTTATAGCTAAAAGAGGTGTatcatgaaataaatataacattattCTAACTCTCGCTCAGATTTTGTAATCTCGATTTCAATGTGTTATGAAGGTGCAGTTCGAATCACTTTTGTGTGTCGGCTGTTTGTCACGGCATAACCGCTACGAACCGAACATAACGACCCAACGTAAAGTCATCAACGTTACTAAATACAATATGTATTTATTGAGGTTCTCTTTTTTTGAGACTTTGTCTGCGAATACGCATTAATGTTTGTGCACTGTGAGAGCAAAGAGTTTCCTTTGTTACAGAGGCGCTACTTTCCAAAGTTTTTCTCTAAactgaaagttaaattaaagtaTTTGTAATTATGTGGTCTGTGATATCAACAGAACAGCTTATAAAATGTGTTATGGATTAATTGGCCTGATAATTCTATTTTTCTGTGTCACCTTGTCTTTCACTTCTTAAGCTCAAGAGCAAATTAAGGAATTACCTACAGAATTCTCTGTTAGCATTGATTTAAATGGTAATTATTAAACGAAGTTGTTCGCTATTCATATATTTTGGTATCATTGCTTCTTGTATGCCCTAGAAGACAGAGATATTCAACACTGTAATTTATTGGAGTCTTTAGGCACGTTAGAACACAATAGGACACAGAGTAAATTAAACAACAACTGCTCCGATGCCGCGTGTGACAAATTTACACTCATCTTTCACATCTCCCTCTTCGACTTGGACTGGCTCTGTTAGATTTTCCTTCGCCCCAGAGTCTTCGTGTTCAATAGCGTGATCATTTTGTTCTCGATCGTTTATAAGTGCAGTATTCTCTGATGCGCCTATTTCCCTAACTCCGCCCCCCAGGTTATCGTAGTCATGGCAACAGATACGGCATGGCAACCTGATGAACCCACGCCAccataaaaatagaaaaaggcACATGGCTAAAAGAGCTACTGCTGCAATTGGTAATAGGATGTCCACTTCCCAATCTGGAAAACAAACAgattttatttagttaattAATAAACTGTTATTAATGACTAATAATGATATACAGTGTTATCTTTCTACCTCTTTCCTTCGATTCACAGAAATtgctatttcaaaacatttgttCCATCGAGCGCCGCTAAATAAGGCCCTTACATATAGTGATTTCAGTATTTTCGTTAAAAGAGAAGAGGTTGCAAACATGATTGTAACTTTAAGTAAGCTTTCCAACCAATTTAGAATCTCCACAGCTTTAGTTGACCCAGTTTTGTGAAGATAGTCCCCCCTATTGATCTCTTGATTGCCGCTCTAAAGTGTGAAAAAAACTTAATCAGAATTGAAATGTCCATATTCACTTGGCAATTTATTGCTTTCatacaaacaaaaagaacaaaaaaagaagccTTAGGCTTGACCTGAGACAAACATCTTACCTAGGGGCGCGGCTGTGGGTCCTGGTTTTGTTGAGGTAGGAGCTAAACACCGATTAGGACATCCACAGGGAGTTTTGAGGATAAATATCTATCAAAGAAAGATATAGGGCTAAACTATTGAAATTCAATGAACTCAACGTTATACATTTGTccaaagtaattttaattagtGCTATGCATATCTTTTAGatctccaaaattttttttagtgtttttatgtctttgtttttgtgttgtgtCAGGGCTCCATTTAAACTAGCTCTGCTAAATTGGATGCCCCTAgataaataatttgattttttgatttAAAACAAGAAGGCTCGTGTTCtccttttttattaaaaaaccCGATGAGCTTTTCTTCATTATAATgcatatgtatatgtatatatatatatacatatatatatatatatatatacatatatatatatatatatacatatatatatatatatatatatacatatatatatacatatatatatatatatgtgtgtgtgtgtgtgtgtgtgtgtgtgtgtgtgtatttaccatatttatttcaCTGGTGTTAATTGGTACAAGTTTAGCGGAAGGATCACTACTGCACTCGATTCTGACCGTGGAACCACCTCCTTTAAAAGGCCCTGATCTAGAAAACGGAACAAATAATATCTTGTAAGCACCGCATACATTAAAGGCTTCTTTCCGTCCAAAACGTATAGACGTTTAGAGGTAAATATGGACGAAGCTGGTTTACAAACAAAGTTTTCCCAaggaagaaacaaagaaacaattttctGTAAACAATTTGAATACATTGGCAAATAAAGAAAGGCTGCAAAACGTGTACGCAAGGACATGCTATGCTTCTTTCCGCAAATCAACCTCATAAACGTGATTCTGAAGGTAACGTTTGGTCTACTTCGGAAAGTACTGTTAACTCACGTTACAGCATATTTCAGTGCAAACGGGTAATCATCAGTGGCTTCGCACTTAACGTCTTTCTGTTCACCAATATCTCTGTATACATGTGGTGTTCCCGTTGTGTCGTATTGACACAGCTGCATATGAAGAAAAGAGATCAGATCTTGATAACCTCTAATTCCATTAGGTCAGGTTTTTGTCGTTTACATATCTTCCTTAATCCAGTACATATGACTTTATGTTCTGTTCAAAAGTCTGATAGCGGTTACAATTGCTTCATCCCAATGTAATTTATGCGAAATTCGTATATAGTTTGTTTTAATCATAGTGATTAAAATGCAGATTCTAATTTCATGAAGAGATAAGAGACTTTTTGGGGAGTAGTCCTAATGTGGAACCGAACCAATGGCTACCATCCTGATGAGGAGACGCTGGAGGTGGATTGGCCATGTCACCCGCCAAGAAGCTTCCATTGCAAAAACTGCTATGCATTGGACGCCAGAAGGGAAACGCAAGCGGGGTCGCCCCAAGATCACATGGCGACGGACagttgagaaggaaataaaggagATGGGGAAGACCTGGGAGGGCATCAAGTTCATGGCAAGGGATCGCCAGATGTGGAGGGAACACGTTGCTGCCCTACATGCCTGTTAGGCTTAAAGGacatgagagagagagagagagagagagagagagagagagagagagagagagagagagagagggagaaaGAGAGCTAGAGTGATCTGGGTATTTGCTACGTGGTTAGATTCTTGTGGGTATTTTCTACGGTACAAAATACCCATTGAGGGTTTTTGCTACGGTAGGAAATACCCATGTGGGTTTTTGCTACGGTAGGAAATACCCATGTGGGTATTTGATACGTTCAATGGGTTTTTGCTACGGTAGCCAATACTCATCTGGGTCTTTGCTACTCCCAAGTGGGTATTTGTTACCGTAGCAAATACTCAAAATGGGTTTTTGTTACCGTAGCAAATACTCAAAATAggtatttgacaaattttttaccTATTTCAAGGTTTcatattaaagaaaactatttttttggttcTACGGTTTATTACCGAAGAAGTACATCATTAGCGGTCAGCGTTCACACACTTCAACTTTCGTTTTCGTGTTTCACGTGTTCGTCGATGACGGCAACTTTCAAACGGTAAGAAAATAAGATCAACATAGGTTTCTTGTTATATTTCGTCCCTTAAGCAAGTGGTTATCAACGAAATACGCTTTGCAAGCATCCAAGGTATAAGTGTcgatatattttttacaatatttgagAAAAAAGCCGATAAACTTGAAGAATGATTGGCCTTCGTAATATCTTACATAATTATCGGTTTACTTATATTTAACTTCCAAATCATATAGATATGAATCGTAGAATgcattttttctgctttgttctAACAATGAAGTGGGTGAAAGCtcttacttaaaaaataaaattgctttttataAACAGAAATTCCCTTGATAGCAACAAAACATCGATCGATGTTTCAGGACTTTGGATAAGTTATTTTCGATGCTATTATTTATTGTGATCATCTCTTATCCTATTTCAATCCCTGtcaaatcattgcaatcatctcttatgctgtgttgatcactgtcaaatcattttaatcaactgttatgctgtgttgatcactgtcaaatcattctaattaactgttatgctttgttgatcactgtcaaatcattctaataaACTGTTATACTGTGTTGAttactgtcaaatcattctaatcatctgttctgctgtgttgataaatttcaaatcattctaatcaactgttatgctttgttaatcactgtcaaatcattctaatcatctgttatgctttgttgagcactgtcaaatcattctaatcatctgttatgccTTGTTGagcactgtcaaatcattctaatcatctgttatgctgtgttgatcactgtcaaatcattctaatcatctgttctgctgtgttgatcactgttaaatcattttaatcatatgttatgctgtgttgatcactgttaaatcattgcaatcatttcttatactctagtgatcactgtcaaatcattctaatcatctgttctgctgtgttgatcactgttaaatcattttaatcatatgttatgctgtgttgatcactgttaaatcattgcaatcatttcttatactctagtgatcactgtcaaatcattctaatcatctgttctgctgtgttcatcactgttaaatcattttaatcatatgttatgctgtgttgatcactgttaaatcattgcaatcatttcttatactctagtgatcactgtcaaatcattctaatcatctgttctgctgtgttcatcactgttaaatcattttaatcatatgttatgctgtgttgatcactgttaaatcattgtaatcatttcttatactctagtgatcactgtcaaatcattctaatcatctgttctgctgtgttgatcactgttaaatcattttaatcatatgttatgctgtgttgatcactgttaaatcattgcaatcatttcttatactctagtgatcactgtcaaatcattctaatcatctgttctgctgtgttcatcactgttaaatcattttaatcatatgttatgctgtgttgatcactgtcaaatcattctaatcatctgttatgctgtgttgatcactgtcaaatcattctaatcatctgttctgctgtgttgatcactgtcaaatcattttaatcatatgttatgctgtgttgatcactgttaaatcattgcaatcatttcttatactctagtgatcactgtcaaatcattctaatcatctgttctgctgtgttcatcactgttaaatcattttaatcatatgttatgctgtgttgatcactgttaaatcattgcaatcatttcgtatactctagtgatcactgtcaaatcattctaatcatctgttctgctgtgttcatcactgttaaatcattttaatcatatgttatgctgtgttgatcactgttaaatcattgcaatcatttcttatactctagtgatcactgtcaaatcattctaatcatctgttctgctgtgttgatcactgttaaatcattttaatcatatgttatgctgtgttgatcactgttaaatcattgtaatcatttcttatactctagtgatcactgtcaaatcattctaatcatctgttctgctgtgttgatcactgttaaatcattttaatcatatgttatgctgtgttgatcactgttaaatcattgcaatcatttcttatactctagtgatcactgtcaaatcattctaatcatctgttctgctgtgttgatcactgttaaatcattttaatcatatgttatgctgtgttgatcactgttaaatcattgcaatcatttcttatactctagtgatcactgtcaaatcattctaatcatctgttctgctgtgttcatcactgttaaatcattttaatcatatgttatgctgtgttgatcactgttaaatcattgcaatcatttcttatactctagtgatcactgtcaaatcattc containing:
- the LOC131769500 gene encoding uncharacterized protein isoform X2 gives rise to the protein MFGMRCQIIVLALEKAIQLTVYLPCHEGGYTYTFFPCGPDNLISPRKPDEESCKNVALCQYDTTGTPHVYRDIGEQKDVKCEATDDYPFALKYAVTSGPFKGGGSTVRIECSSDPSAKLVPINTSEINMIFILKTPCGCPNRCLAPTSTKPGPTAAPLDWEVDILLPIAAVALLAMCLFLFLWWRGFIRLPCRICCHDYDNLGGGVREIGASENTALINDREQNDHAIEHEDSGAKENLTEPVQVEEGDVKDECKFVTRGIGAVVV
- the LOC131769498 gene encoding substance-K receptor-like isoform X2, which codes for MSTNCLETNVTFPVYLLDKEPFGVTILRIGFQIALGFLGVIGNVTVCVVIIQKPKVLGPASQYLFSLAIADLCTLIFNLPIAILKEEDPFRWSLGRAFCLYIMPTTETFFGAAIFSIGLIGFERYVNIARKTARARRRLSYKKRCFILIGVWASAFAVGSIPMYAFIEYDSCHKMCHLPWSMTVFITYIMTLTVLWYVFPLAVVAFSYIKIAQLVSKRTTSLQGMPYGSTSMGNLHSSSIKTMLRQKRKTYRILTPLVILFAVCMLPLTLLRLVAIFWTEIAFKPYYTVLLTLMVVSTILNSAADPVIYCVVNREFRQQVKSIFGVTRLFQKLGRFISIRSLSLKGKGSFTVSVESQTSQTTRL
- the LOC131769500 gene encoding uncharacterized protein isoform X1, which encodes MTPPILISAPVVVHVIISFMSKGCFCYVWDALPDNCTCARKGHPTYSLFTMPRRRIIYNDAGYTYTFFPCGPDNLISPRKPDEESCKNVALCQYDTTGTPHVYRDIGEQKDVKCEATDDYPFALKYAVTSGPFKGGGSTVRIECSSDPSAKLVPINTSEINMIFILKTPCGCPNRCLAPTSTKPGPTAAPLDWEVDILLPIAAVALLAMCLFLFLWWRGFIRLPCRICCHDYDNLGGGVREIGASENTALINDREQNDHAIEHEDSGAKENLTEPVQVEEGDVKDECKFVTRGIGAVVV
- the LOC131769498 gene encoding adenosine receptor A3-like isoform X1, whose amino-acid sequence is MSSVMLVQIVSFFPPKQRRGLFYFTNLRERYFGWIEMSTNCLETNVTFPVYLLDKEPFGVTILRIGFQIALGFLGVIGNVTVCVVIIQKPKVLGPASQYLFSLAIADLCTLIFNLPIAILKEEDPFRWSLGRAFCLYIMPTTETFFGAAIFSIGLIGFERYVNIARKTARARRRLSYKKRCFILIGVWASAFAVGSIPMYAFIEYDSCHKMCHLPWSMTVFITYIMTLTVLWYVFPLAVVAFSYIKIAQLVSKRTTSLQGMPYGSTSMGNLHSSSIKTMLRQKRKTYRILTPLVILFAVCMLPLTLLRLVAIFWTEIAFKPYYTVLLTLMVVSTILNSAADPVIYCVVNREFRQQVKSIFGVTRLFQKLGRFISIRSLSLKGKGSFTVSVESQTSQTTRL